A region of the Trueperaceae bacterium genome:
CCCGCCGCCGCCGTACGGTCGTGCACCCAGCATGCGCCACCCTCCTCGCCGGGTGCGCGACCGACCGCCACTCCGGCCTAGGTGCTCTAGGCGGCGCGCCAGCGAGGTAACCCCCTTGCAGCCATGCACCTGGTACGGTCGCCCCATGTTGGATCTGATCATCGTCGGCGCCGGCCCCATCGGGATCGGCGCCGCCATCCTCGCCAAGCGCGCCGGCCTCTCGTACCGCGTGATCGAGAAGGGAGCCGTGGTGGAGGCCATCCGGCGCTACCCGGTCGGCATGCTCTTCTTCACCACCTCCGAGCGCCTCGAGGTAGGCGGCCACCCCCTCGTCTCGGCGGTAGACAAGCCGACACGCAAGGAGGCGCTCGACTACTACAGGAAGGTCGTCGCCAACGAGCGGCTCGAGGTGAGCACCTACACGGAGGTCGTGGCCATAGAACGCACGCTCGTCGAAGGCTCTGAGCCCGCGTTCGAGGTGCGCACCCGGCGCGCCGAGCCGTGGCGCCGGCATGACCGTGTGGAGGGCGTCGCGTACGCACGCACCGTGGTCGTGGCGACGGGTTACTTCGACAACCCCAAGCTCCTGGGAGTACAGGGCGAGGACCTCCCCCACGTCTCCCACTACTACGACGAGGGGCACGGCCACTACGGCAGGAACGTGGTGATCGTCGGAGCGGGCTCGAGCGCGGCTGACGCGGCCCTCGACCTCTACCGCGCCGGCGCGAACGTGACCATCATCCACCGCGGCGAGGACTTCCGGCGCAGCCTCAAGTACTGGGTGAGGCCGAACCTCGAGAACCGCGTGAAGGAAGGCTCGATCGCTGCCCGGTTCGGTGCCACGGTGAAGGCCATAACGCCCGAGGAGGTGGTCGTCGAGGAGGCGGGCAAGGAGGACACGCTGCCGGCCGATCGCGTCTTCCTGCTGACGGGCTACTGCGCGAAGCCGGACCTCCTGGCCGCAGCCGGGGTGGCGATAGACGGCCCCACGTCGGCGGCCCGGCTGGACCCGGCGACGTTCGAGACCAACGTGCCCGGCCTGTTCGTCGTCGGCTCCGCAGGCTTCGGCACGCGCACGTCGGACGTCTTCATCGAGAACGGCCTCGTGCACGCCGAGGTCGCGCTCGCCACCATCGCCAACCGCCTGGCGCGCAAGCGGGCGCTAGGCGACAAGCGCCCTGATGGTCCGGTCTTCCCCCTGGAGGGCTGAGGGCCCTCGCAGGGGTTCGCACCACCCCGGGGCGCTACACTCGTCTCTTAGGAGGTCCACGCGATGAAACAACGCGACCTGTGGATCGGCATCCTGCTCATAGCCCTCGGACTCTTGCTCCTCATCGGGCCAACAGTCAACTTCAGCCAGTACGGCTGGCCGTTCTTCGTGCTCCTCCCCGGCATCGCGCTGCTGTTCATCGCGCTGACCACCACCGTCAGCAACAGCGCCCTCGCCGTGCCTGGCGCCATCGTCACCGTCATCGGCCTCATCCTGCTCGTCTTCTCGCTCACCGACCACTGGCAAGGCTGGTCGTACGCGTGGGCGCTCATCATCGCCGCCACGGGCGTCGGCAACTACCTCAGGGGCAAGGCGACGAACGACGCCGCCCTGGTCGGCTCCGGCACGCGCACGGCCCTATACGGCGTGGTCGCCTTCGTCGGCCTCGGGCTCTTCTTCGAGCTGTTCGTGTTCGGCGCCCGCAGCGCCTTCATGCGCTGGGTGCTGCCCATCGGCATGATCGCGGCCGGCGGCGTCCTCCTGTACCTGAACAGCCGCAACCGTCCGGGCGCTGCTGCGCCGGCGCCCGTGGCCCCCATCGATCCCGCCGGCGGGCGCGCCGCCCATCAAGCCATGAGCCCCGAAGCCGACGAGGGGCGCGGTTGACGAGCGGGCGAGCCCCGCGCTCCGGTGCCGCTACGCCCCCGCTCGACAAGAGCGGCATGCGCCCCGCAGCCGGTGCCACGTGCGCCTGATAGTCACCCACGAGCAGCCCGACTTCGACGCGCTCGCCAGCCTGGCGCTCGCCAGGCTCCTCTACCCCGGCTCCGCCGCCACCATCCAGGGAGCCCTCAGCCGCCAGTTGAGCGCGTTCCTGCGCTTGTACAAGGACGAGCTCGACCTCACACCCAGCGATCGGGTCGACGTCGAAGCCGTCACCGAGCTCGTCGTCGTCGACACGAACGACTCCGGGCGCATCAAGCCGTTCGACGCGCTCGTCGGTCGGGTGCCCGTCACGCTCTACGATCACCACCCGCAGGCGGCGGGGAACATCGCTGCGGCGCGCGGGATCAGCGAGCCGTTGGGCTCGACCGCCACCCTTCTCACCCGCGAGCTCATGGCGACGGCCATCACGATCCCGCCGGCCGTCGCTACCCTCGCCCTCCTCGGCATCCATGAGGACACAGGCAACCTCACCTTCGACCAGACGACGCGCGACGACTACCGGGCTGCCGCGCACCTGCTGACCAGCGGCGCGAACCTGCAACTCGTCAGGCGCTTCGCCCACGGCGCCCTCGACGCCGA
Encoded here:
- a CDS encoding YpdA family putative bacillithiol disulfide reductase; the encoded protein is MLDLIIVGAGPIGIGAAILAKRAGLSYRVIEKGAVVEAIRRYPVGMLFFTTSERLEVGGHPLVSAVDKPTRKEALDYYRKVVANERLEVSTYTEVVAIERTLVEGSEPAFEVRTRRAEPWRRHDRVEGVAYARTVVVATGYFDNPKLLGVQGEDLPHVSHYYDEGHGHYGRNVVIVGAGSSAADAALDLYRAGANVTIIHRGEDFRRSLKYWVRPNLENRVKEGSIAARFGATVKAITPEEVVVEEAGKEDTLPADRVFLLTGYCAKPDLLAAAGVAIDGPTSAARLDPATFETNVPGLFVVGSAGFGTRTSDVFIENGLVHAEVALATIANRLARKRALGDKRPDGPVFPLEG